A single genomic interval of Agromyces cerinus harbors:
- a CDS encoding YggS family pyridoxal phosphate-dependent enzyme has product MSDARPAADSLAGRLAEVTGRVSDAARDAGRDPAEITTIVVTKFHPASLVEQLAELGVRDVGENRHQEAQAKAAELAALDLRWHFVGQLQSKKARQVRAYASAIHSVDRPALVDALRSDEASVDCFVQVNLTEDAGRGGVAPVDLEALVTQVLETPGLRLRGLMAVAPLGEPARPAFARVRAMSERVQKLDPTAHDLSMGMSHDFRDAIMEGATHLRIGTAITGNRPVAG; this is encoded by the coding sequence GTGAGCGACGCGAGGCCGGCCGCCGACTCGCTGGCAGGGCGCCTCGCCGAGGTGACCGGCCGGGTGTCGGATGCCGCGCGGGACGCGGGTCGCGACCCTGCCGAGATCACGACGATCGTCGTCACCAAGTTCCATCCCGCGTCGCTCGTCGAGCAACTCGCCGAGCTCGGCGTGCGCGACGTGGGCGAGAATCGGCATCAAGAGGCGCAGGCGAAGGCCGCCGAGCTCGCTGCACTCGACCTGCGCTGGCACTTCGTCGGGCAGCTGCAGAGCAAGAAGGCCCGGCAGGTGCGCGCCTACGCCTCGGCGATCCACTCGGTGGACCGGCCGGCGCTCGTCGACGCGCTGCGTTCCGACGAGGCATCCGTCGACTGCTTCGTGCAGGTGAACCTCACCGAGGACGCCGGCCGCGGAGGTGTCGCCCCTGTCGACCTCGAAGCGCTCGTCACGCAGGTGCTGGAGACCCCCGGACTGCGTCTCCGGGGACTCATGGCGGTCGCGCCGCTCGGGGAACCGGCTCGGCCGGCATTCGCCCGCGTGCGCGCCATGTCGGAGCGGGTTCAGAAGTTGGACCCGACCGCGCACGATCTGTCCATGGGGATGTCGCACGATTTTCGCGACGCGATCATGGAGGGTGCGACACACCTGAGAATCGGAACGGCAATCACCGGGAATCGGCCGGTCGCCGGTTAA
- the dnaE gene encoding DNA polymerase III subunit alpha: MRSPVATDSFVHLHVHSEYSMLDGAARVGELIQAAKGEGMPAVAITDHGNVFGAYDFWKQATDAGIKPIIGTEAYITPGTARGDKTRIRWGNGGGDDVSGSGAYTHMTLLSETTEGMHNLFRLSSRASIEGYYFKPRMDRELLSMYSKGLIATTGCPSGEVQTRLRLGQYDEAVKAASDFRDIFGKENYFAEIMDHGLGIERRIMEDLHRLAKDLALPLVATNDLHYTHAADAKSHAALLCVQSGSTLDDPNRFKFDADEFYLKTAAEMRHVFRDYPEACDNTLLIAERADVKFNTNANYMPRFPVPEGESEDTWFVKEVDRGLEVRYPNGIPADVRKQADYEVGVILQMGFPGYFLVVADFINWSKNNGIRVGPGRGSGAGSMAAYAMRITDLDPLQHGLIFERFLNPDRVSMPDFDVDFDERRRGEVIRYVTEKYGDERVAQIVTYGTIKAKQALKDSGRVLGFPFSMGEKLTKAMPPAVMGKDIPLTGIFDAKHPRYKEASDIRAIVETDPEAKTVFETALGLENLKRQWGVHAAGVIMSSDPLVDIIPIMKREQDGQIVTQFDYPACESLGLIKMDFLGLRNLTIIDDALDNIEANRGHRPVLEDLALDDQGAYDLLARGDTLGVFQLDGGPMRSLLRQMKPDNFEDISAVIALYRPGPMGANSHINYALRKNRLQEITPIHPEFEESLREILDTSYGLIIYQEQVMAIAQKVAGFSLGQADILRRAMGKKKKSELDKQYEGFSGGMKANGYSDAAIQKLWEILLPFSDYAFNKAHSAAYGVLSYWTAYLKAHYPAEYMAALLTSVGDARDKLALYLNECRRMGIKVLPPDVNESIGYFAAVGEDIRFGLGAVRNVGFNVVDAIRGARDTKGRFESFHDFLKKSPLPVANKRTVESLVKAGAFDSLGHTRRSLVEIHEGAVESVVKEKRAEEVGDFGFDFDSLFDDDERDAAPSLVPARPEWPKKQKLAFEREMLGLYVSEHPLDGLEVSLAKHASTSILDLTTSDSTQDADTVTVAGLVTSVQHRIAKASGNQYGMITVEDFSGEITVMFMGKAYQEFAPGLQADSIVVVRGRVSMRDDGMNLHAYSVFTPEIGQDEESGIVKITLPDQRATQETTEALRDVLVRHHGETEVRITLTKGRVGRVFEIGQYPVKVTADLYGELKSLLGPNCLV; encoded by the coding sequence ATGAGGAGCCCAGTGGCCACCGATTCCTTCGTCCATCTGCACGTGCACAGCGAGTACTCGATGCTCGACGGTGCGGCGAGGGTGGGGGAGCTCATCCAGGCTGCGAAGGGCGAGGGAATGCCCGCGGTCGCGATCACCGACCACGGCAACGTGTTCGGTGCGTACGACTTCTGGAAGCAGGCGACCGACGCCGGCATCAAGCCGATCATCGGCACCGAGGCGTACATCACCCCGGGCACCGCACGTGGCGACAAGACCCGAATCCGGTGGGGCAACGGCGGGGGCGACGACGTCTCGGGCTCGGGCGCCTACACGCACATGACACTGCTGTCCGAGACGACCGAGGGCATGCACAACCTCTTCCGGCTCTCGAGCCGTGCGTCGATCGAGGGCTACTACTTCAAGCCGCGCATGGACCGCGAGCTGCTGTCGATGTACTCGAAGGGGCTCATCGCCACGACCGGCTGCCCGTCGGGCGAGGTGCAGACGCGCCTGCGACTCGGACAGTACGACGAAGCGGTGAAGGCGGCATCCGACTTCCGCGACATCTTCGGCAAGGAGAACTACTTCGCCGAGATCATGGACCACGGTCTCGGCATCGAGCGCCGCATCATGGAGGACCTGCACCGGCTCGCGAAGGACCTCGCCCTGCCGCTGGTCGCCACGAACGACCTGCACTACACGCATGCCGCCGACGCCAAGAGCCACGCCGCTCTGCTCTGCGTGCAGTCGGGTTCCACGCTCGACGACCCCAACCGGTTCAAGTTCGACGCCGATGAGTTCTACCTGAAGACGGCCGCCGAGATGCGCCATGTCTTCCGCGACTACCCCGAGGCCTGCGACAACACCCTGCTCATCGCAGAGCGCGCCGACGTGAAGTTCAACACGAACGCCAACTACATGCCGCGCTTCCCGGTGCCAGAGGGCGAGAGCGAAGACACCTGGTTCGTGAAAGAGGTCGACCGCGGCCTCGAGGTGCGCTACCCGAACGGCATCCCGGCCGACGTGCGCAAGCAGGCCGACTACGAGGTCGGCGTCATCCTGCAGATGGGCTTCCCCGGCTACTTCCTCGTCGTCGCCGACTTCATCAACTGGTCGAAGAACAACGGCATCCGCGTGGGTCCCGGCCGTGGCTCCGGTGCCGGTTCGATGGCGGCCTACGCCATGCGCATCACCGACCTCGACCCGCTGCAGCACGGCCTCATCTTCGAGCGGTTCCTGAACCCTGACCGCGTCTCGATGCCCGACTTCGACGTCGACTTCGACGAGCGCCGTCGCGGCGAGGTCATCAGGTACGTGACCGAGAAGTACGGCGACGAGCGTGTCGCGCAGATCGTGACCTACGGCACGATCAAGGCGAAGCAGGCGCTGAAGGACTCGGGCCGCGTGCTCGGCTTCCCGTTCTCGATGGGCGAGAAGCTCACGAAGGCGATGCCGCCCGCGGTCATGGGCAAGGACATCCCGCTCACCGGCATCTTCGACGCGAAGCACCCGCGCTACAAGGAGGCCTCCGACATCCGGGCCATCGTCGAGACGGATCCCGAGGCGAAGACCGTCTTCGAGACGGCGCTCGGCCTCGAGAACCTGAAGCGCCAGTGGGGCGTGCACGCGGCCGGCGTGATCATGTCGAGCGATCCGCTCGTCGACATCATCCCGATCATGAAGCGCGAACAAGACGGCCAGATCGTCACGCAGTTCGACTACCCGGCGTGCGAGTCGCTCGGCCTCATCAAGATGGACTTCCTGGGGCTGCGCAACCTCACCATCATCGACGACGCCCTCGACAACATCGAGGCCAACCGCGGCCACCGTCCGGTGCTCGAAGACCTCGCGCTCGACGACCAGGGCGCCTACGACCTGCTTGCGAGGGGAGACACGCTCGGCGTGTTCCAGCTCGACGGCGGGCCGATGCGATCGCTGCTGCGCCAGATGAAGCCCGACAACTTCGAAGACATCTCGGCCGTCATCGCCCTCTACCGGCCGGGCCCCATGGGTGCGAACTCGCACATCAACTACGCGCTGCGCAAGAACCGCCTGCAGGAGATCACCCCGATCCACCCGGAGTTCGAGGAATCGCTCCGGGAGATCCTCGACACGAGCTACGGCCTGATCATCTATCAGGAGCAGGTGATGGCGATCGCGCAGAAGGTCGCCGGGTTCTCGCTCGGCCAGGCCGACATCCTGCGTCGCGCGATGGGCAAGAAGAAGAAGTCCGAGCTCGACAAGCAGTACGAGGGCTTCTCAGGAGGCATGAAGGCGAACGGCTATTCGGATGCCGCGATCCAGAAGCTCTGGGAGATCCTGCTCCCGTTCTCGGACTACGCGTTCAACAAGGCGCACTCCGCCGCGTACGGCGTCCTGAGCTACTGGACCGCCTATCTCAAGGCCCACTACCCGGCCGAGTACATGGCGGCGCTGCTCACGAGCGTCGGCGACGCGCGCGACAAGCTCGCGCTCTACCTCAACGAGTGCCGACGTATGGGCATCAAGGTGCTGCCACCAGACGTGAACGAGTCGATCGGCTACTTCGCCGCCGTCGGCGAAGACATCCGATTCGGACTCGGCGCCGTGCGCAACGTCGGGTTCAACGTGGTCGACGCGATCCGCGGTGCACGCGACACGAAGGGCCGATTCGAGTCCTTCCACGACTTCCTGAAGAAGTCGCCGCTCCCGGTTGCGAACAAGCGCACGGTCGAATCGCTCGTGAAGGCCGGTGCGTTCGACTCGCTCGGACACACGCGTCGATCGCTCGTCGAGATCCACGAGGGCGCGGTCGAGTCGGTCGTGAAGGAGAAGCGGGCCGAAGAGGTCGGCGACTTCGGCTTCGACTTCGACAGCCTCTTCGACGACGACGAGCGCGATGCCGCGCCGTCGCTCGTGCCCGCCCGACCTGAATGGCCGAAGAAGCAGAAGCTGGCCTTCGAACGAGAGATGCTGGGGCTGTACGTGTCGGAGCATCCGCTCGACGGACTCGAGGTGTCGCTCGCGAAGCACGCATCGACGTCGATCCTCGATCTCACCACCTCGGATTCGACGCAGGATGCCGACACGGTCACGGTGGCCGGCCTCGTCACGAGCGTGCAGCACCGCATCGCGAAGGCCTCGGGCAACCAATACGGCATGATTACGGTCGAGGACTTCTCGGGCGAGATCACGGTGATGTTCATGGGCAAGGCCTACCAGGAGTTCGCGCCCGGCCTACAGGCCGATTCGATCGTGGTCGTGCGCGGGCGGGTCAGCATGCGCGACGACGGCATGAACCTGCATGCCTACAGTGTGTTCACGCCCGAGATCGGTCAAGACGAGGAGTCGGGCATCGTGAAGATCACGCTGCCCGACCAGCGGGCGACGCAGGAGACGACCGAGGCGCTCCGAGATGTGCTCGTCCGGCACCACGGGGAGACCGAGGTTCGGATCACGCTGACGAAGGGCCGCGTCGGTCGTGTCTTCGAGATCGGGCAGTACCCGGTCAAGGTGACCGCCGACCTCTACGGAGAGCTGAAGAGCCTGCTCGGCCCGAACTGCCTCGTGTGA
- a CDS encoding DivIVA domain-containing protein, which yields MALTPEDVVNKRFQATKFREGYDQDEVDDFLDEVVVELRRLNGENEELRQRLSAAEARAAEAAKAPAAAAPAAAAVYTEPAAPPPTVAVPMQQPVSQQSDFDEQASTTNLLQLARRLHEEHVREGVEKRDALIAEGHATAARVVAEAEAKQRAQIGVLDQERVALEKRVDELRVFERDYRAKLKNYIEGQLRELDTAAPVQVTGNQGFSSPVGASGLPAEQPAPTFQGFGG from the coding sequence ATGGCGCTAACTCCGGAAGATGTGGTCAACAAGCGCTTCCAAGCGACGAAGTTCCGGGAAGGGTATGACCAAGACGAGGTCGACGACTTCCTTGACGAAGTCGTGGTCGAGCTTCGTCGACTGAACGGGGAGAACGAGGAGCTGCGTCAGCGGCTGTCCGCGGCCGAGGCCCGTGCTGCGGAGGCCGCCAAGGCTCCCGCCGCCGCTGCGCCGGCAGCTGCCGCGGTCTACACCGAGCCGGCGGCTCCGCCGCCCACGGTCGCGGTGCCGATGCAGCAGCCCGTCTCGCAGCAGTCGGACTTCGACGAGCAGGCGAGCACGACGAACCTCCTGCAGCTCGCGCGTCGTCTGCACGAGGAGCACGTCCGCGAGGGCGTCGAGAAGCGCGATGCGCTCATCGCCGAGGGCCACGCCACCGCGGCTCGAGTCGTCGCCGAGGCCGAGGCCAAGCAGCGCGCGCAGATCGGTGTGCTCGACCAGGAGCGCGTCGCGCTCGAGAAGCGCGTCGACGAGCTCCGCGTGTTCGAACGCGACTACCGCGCGAAGCTGAAGAACTACATCGAGGGTCAGCTCCGCGAGCTCGACACTGCAGCGCCGGTGCAGGTCACCGGCAACCAGGGATTCTCGTCGCCCGTCGGCGCGTCGGGCCTGCCCGCTGAACAGCCGGCACCGACGTTCCAGGGCTTTGGAGGCTGA
- a CDS encoding YggT family protein, whose product MGALAIVWNILYILLLIYFFVMWGRFVLDLVRTFNRAWRPRGTWLVVVEAVYSLTDPPVRFFRRLVPPIRIGQVALDLGWSLAMLVVIVAMTVVSLLAQGATVPG is encoded by the coding sequence GTGGGCGCGCTGGCAATCGTCTGGAACATCCTCTACATCCTGCTGCTCATCTACTTCTTCGTGATGTGGGGGCGGTTCGTCCTGGATCTCGTGCGCACGTTCAACCGTGCGTGGCGCCCTCGCGGCACCTGGCTCGTGGTCGTCGAGGCCGTCTACAGCCTCACCGATCCGCCCGTGCGCTTCTTCCGGCGACTCGTGCCGCCGATCCGCATCGGCCAGGTCGCATTGGATCTGGGGTGGAGTCTGGCCATGCTCGTCGTGATCGTGGCGATGACCGTGGTGTCCCTTCTGGCACAGGGGGCGACCGTGCCCGGCTGA
- a CDS encoding cell division protein SepF codes for MSNPLKKTMVYLGLADEELEEETTQAHAPAPVTPVANAAPAPRTGASVTPLRKNHVQPSTPQAEMNEILTVHPRQYRDAQVIAESFREGVPVIINLSQMSDADARRLIDFASGLSQGLYGKIERVTSKVFLLSPAHVVVSGETGESEGDVDASFFTHA; via the coding sequence ATGTCGAACCCGCTCAAGAAGACGATGGTCTATCTCGGACTCGCCGATGAAGAGCTCGAAGAGGAGACCACGCAGGCCCACGCGCCCGCACCGGTGACCCCGGTCGCGAACGCGGCGCCTGCACCGAGGACCGGTGCATCGGTCACACCGCTGCGCAAGAACCATGTCCAACCGAGCACACCGCAGGCGGAGATGAACGAGATCCTGACCGTCCACCCGCGTCAATACCGTGACGCGCAGGTGATCGCCGAGTCCTTCCGTGAGGGAGTCCCCGTGATCATCAACCTCTCGCAGATGTCGGATGCCGACGCGCGTCGTCTCATCGACTTCGCGAGCGGCCTCTCGCAGGGGCTCTACGGAAAGATCGAGCGCGTGACGAGCAAGGTGTTCCTGCTGTCGCCCGCCCACGTGGTCGTCTCGGGGGAGACCGGCGAGAGTGAGGGCGACGTGGACGCGTCGTTCTTCACGCACGCGTAG
- the ftsZ gene encoding cell division protein FtsZ yields the protein MSTNQNYLAVIKVVGIGGGGVNAVNRMIELGLRGVEFIAINTDAQALLMSDADVKLDVGRDLTRGLGAGADPEVGRRAAEDHAEEIEEALAGADMVFVTAGEGGGTGTGGAPVVARIAKSIGALTIGVVTKPFGFEGKRRQTQAEQGVARLKEEVDTLIVVPNDRLLEISDRGISMLEAFATADQVLLAGVQGITDLITTPGLINLDFADVKSVMQGAGSALMGIGSSRGADRAIKAAELAVASPLLEASIDGAHGVLLSIQGGSNLGIFEINDAARLVQEAVHPEANIIFGAVIDDTLGDEVRVTVIAAGFDGGEPNAKPVEARRTNFVPAAVGAAVGGGAISSEAADVIAEIDIDELVETANWGEVETATADQIVSDPAFDTDDDDLDIPDFLK from the coding sequence ATGTCGACAAACCAGAACTACCTCGCCGTCATCAAGGTCGTCGGTATCGGCGGCGGCGGTGTCAACGCCGTCAATCGCATGATCGAGCTCGGCCTCCGCGGCGTCGAGTTCATCGCGATCAACACCGACGCGCAGGCGCTGCTCATGTCGGACGCCGATGTGAAGCTCGACGTGGGGCGCGATCTCACTCGCGGCCTCGGCGCCGGCGCCGACCCCGAGGTGGGCCGTCGTGCCGCCGAAGACCACGCGGAGGAGATCGAGGAGGCGCTCGCGGGCGCCGACATGGTCTTCGTCACCGCAGGCGAGGGCGGCGGCACCGGCACCGGCGGTGCTCCCGTCGTCGCGCGCATCGCCAAGTCGATCGGCGCGCTCACCATCGGTGTCGTCACGAAGCCGTTCGGCTTCGAGGGAAAGCGACGCCAGACCCAGGCCGAACAGGGCGTCGCGCGCCTGAAGGAAGAGGTCGACACCCTCATCGTGGTGCCGAACGACCGCCTGCTCGAGATCAGCGACCGCGGCATCTCGATGCTCGAGGCCTTCGCCACGGCCGACCAGGTGCTGCTCGCCGGTGTCCAGGGCATCACGGACCTCATCACGACCCCCGGTCTCATCAACCTCGACTTCGCCGATGTGAAGTCGGTCATGCAGGGTGCGGGCTCCGCGCTCATGGGCATCGGTTCGTCGCGGGGGGCCGATCGTGCGATCAAGGCCGCAGAGCTCGCCGTCGCGAGCCCGCTGCTCGAAGCCTCGATCGACGGCGCCCACGGCGTGCTGCTCTCGATCCAGGGCGGGTCGAACCTCGGCATCTTCGAGATCAACGACGCCGCCCGGCTCGTGCAGGAGGCGGTGCACCCCGAGGCGAACATCATCTTCGGTGCCGTCATCGACGACACGCTCGGCGACGAGGTGCGCGTCACGGTCATCGCGGCCGGCTTCGACGGCGGCGAGCCGAACGCCAAGCCCGTCGAGGCGCGACGCACGAACTTCGTGCCCGCTGCCGTCGGCGCGGCGGTCGGCGGCGGTGCCATCTCGAGCGAGGCCGCAGATGTGATCGCCGAGATCGACATCGACGAGCTCGTCGAGACTGCGAACTGGGGCGAGGTCGAGACGGCGACGGCCGACCAGATCGTCTCGGACCCCGCGTTCGACACCGACGACGACGACCTCGACATCCCCGACTTCCTGAAGTGA
- a CDS encoding RluA family pseudouridine synthase, translating to MEHRSFPVPDGLEGARVDAGLAKLLGFSRTLAADIASAGGVSLDGASVDKSDRLRAGAWLEVSWEEPRGLTIDPIAVPDLGIIHDDDDLVVVDKPAGVAAHPSVGWNGPTVVGALAAAGFRISTSGASERQGVVHRLDAGTSGLMVVAKSERAYTELKRQFHDREVEKIYHTVVQGHPDPLAGTIDAPVGRHPRSEWKFAVTAEGKHAVTHYETIEAFPYASLLEVHLETGRTHQIRVHMAAQRHPCAGDSMYGADPTLSAKLGLDRQWLHAKQLAFAHPADGEWTTFVSEYPADLAHALGVLRGD from the coding sequence ATGGAGCACCGTTCCTTCCCCGTTCCCGACGGGCTCGAGGGCGCGCGCGTCGACGCAGGCCTTGCGAAGCTCCTCGGCTTCTCCCGCACCCTCGCCGCCGACATCGCCTCGGCGGGCGGCGTCTCGCTCGACGGGGCATCCGTCGACAAGTCCGACCGGCTCCGCGCCGGCGCCTGGCTCGAGGTGAGCTGGGAGGAGCCGCGCGGCCTCACGATCGACCCGATCGCCGTGCCCGACCTCGGCATCATCCACGACGACGACGACCTCGTGGTCGTCGACAAGCCGGCCGGCGTCGCCGCGCATCCCTCGGTGGGCTGGAACGGGCCGACGGTCGTCGGCGCGCTCGCGGCCGCGGGCTTCCGCATCTCGACGTCGGGGGCATCCGAGCGCCAGGGCGTCGTGCACCGTCTCGACGCGGGCACCAGCGGCCTCATGGTCGTCGCGAAGTCGGAGCGCGCCTACACCGAACTGAAGCGCCAGTTCCACGACCGTGAGGTGGAGAAGATCTACCACACGGTCGTGCAGGGCCACCCCGACCCGCTCGCCGGAACGATCGACGCGCCGGTGGGCCGTCACCCCCGCTCCGAATGGAAGTTCGCGGTGACCGCCGAGGGCAAGCATGCCGTCACGCACTACGAGACGATCGAGGCGTTCCCCTACGCATCGCTGCTCGAGGTGCACCTCGAGACCGGCCGCACACACCAGATCCGGGTGCACATGGCCGCCCAGCGGCATCCGTGCGCGGGGGACTCGATGTACGGCGCCGACCCGACGCTCTCGGCGAAGCTCGGCCTCGACCGGCAGTGGCTCCACGCCAAGCAGCTCGCCTTCGCCCACCCCGCCGATGGCGAGTGGACGACGTTCGTGTCGGAGTACCCGGCCGATCTCGCGCACGCGCTCGGCGTGCTCCGCGGCGACTGA
- a CDS encoding cell division protein FtsQ/DivIB codes for MPDAERTSTPVARAPRTERPAPDADRTSTEPIAIVVTTPVTPLVPGRTPASAESLPPSRPPGSERDDAPAAPATSKSERTAKRELAAAGRERRKYERQEVRRFTKRSRRRRIVWSVVLGAIAALVVVVAVGAYSPLMALREVRVEGAARIPVADVQAAFDDQLGTPLPLIASADVLAALSDFPLIETYSTETIPPGTLVVRIVERVPVGVVDTGKGLELVDAAGVVIERPTERPDGQPLIVAEGGVAGEGFRAAAAVIRSLPPEVRGQLVGASAATADDVQLELSTGATVVWGSAEESAAKAAVLARLMDAAPPDTVGEYDVSSPASAVTR; via the coding sequence GTGCCGGACGCCGAGCGCACCTCGACGCCGGTCGCGCGTGCCCCGCGCACCGAGCGGCCGGCGCCCGATGCGGACCGCACCTCGACGGAGCCGATCGCGATCGTGGTCACGACGCCGGTGACTCCGCTCGTGCCGGGCAGGACTCCGGCATCGGCGGAGAGTCTCCCACCGTCGCGGCCGCCGGGTTCGGAGCGAGACGATGCACCGGCCGCCCCCGCGACCTCGAAGAGCGAGCGGACGGCCAAGCGCGAGCTCGCCGCAGCGGGCCGGGAACGCCGAAAGTACGAACGCCAGGAGGTGCGGCGATTCACGAAGCGATCCCGTCGTCGCCGGATCGTGTGGTCGGTCGTGCTCGGTGCGATCGCGGCGCTCGTGGTCGTTGTCGCGGTCGGCGCCTACTCGCCGCTCATGGCATTGCGCGAGGTCCGGGTCGAGGGCGCCGCACGCATCCCGGTCGCCGACGTGCAGGCGGCATTCGACGATCAGCTCGGCACTCCGCTGCCGCTCATCGCGAGCGCCGACGTGCTCGCCGCGCTCTCGGACTTCCCGCTCATCGAGACCTATTCGACCGAGACGATCCCGCCCGGCACCCTCGTCGTGCGCATCGTCGAGCGGGTGCCCGTCGGCGTCGTCGACACCGGGAAGGGGCTCGAGCTCGTCGACGCCGCAGGCGTCGTCATCGAGCGCCCGACGGAGCGACCCGACGGGCAACCGCTGATCGTCGCGGAGGGCGGCGTGGCGGGCGAGGGCTTCCGAGCCGCTGCCGCGGTCATCAGGAGTCTTCCGCCCGAGGTGCGCGGGCAGCTCGTCGGTGCCTCCGCGGCGACGGCCGACGACGTGCAGCTCGAGTTGTCGACCGGCGCGACCGTCGTCTGGGGGAGTGCGGAGGAGTCCGCCGCGAAGGCGGCCGTGCTCGCGAGACTCATGGACGCGGCGCCGCCCGACACGGTCGGCGAGTACGACGTGTCGTCACCGGCCAGCGCCGTCACGCGGTAG
- the lspA gene encoding signal peptidase II, with product MEAERAAKVGSTTALLVVAGAALAAYGLDQLSKFLVVSNLTEGEVVPVLGSLLQWQFVRNPGAAFSIASGMTWIFTILAAGVITFIVWFARRIRSIAWAVVFGLLLGGVLGNLTDRLFREPSFGLGHVVDFISTPWLIPAIYNIADIAIVSSMVLFMILTIRGIGLDGSRELRPAKREAAETARNETPAATADGDVPLREAATGA from the coding sequence TTGGAGGCTGAGCGGGCCGCGAAGGTCGGCTCCACCACCGCCCTCCTGGTCGTGGCCGGCGCCGCACTCGCGGCGTACGGCCTCGACCAGCTGAGCAAGTTCCTCGTCGTCTCGAACCTCACCGAGGGTGAGGTCGTGCCGGTGCTCGGTTCGCTGCTCCAGTGGCAGTTCGTGCGCAACCCCGGTGCGGCATTCTCGATCGCGAGCGGAATGACCTGGATCTTCACGATCCTCGCAGCCGGCGTGATCACCTTCATCGTGTGGTTCGCACGGCGCATCCGCTCGATCGCCTGGGCCGTCGTCTTCGGACTCCTGCTCGGCGGAGTGCTCGGCAACCTGACCGACCGGCTCTTCCGCGAGCCGTCGTTCGGCCTCGGTCACGTGGTCGACTTCATCTCGACACCGTGGCTCATCCCGGCGATCTACAACATCGCCGACATCGCGATCGTGTCGAGCATGGTGCTCTTCATGATCCTCACGATCCGCGGCATCGGCCTCGACGGCTCGCGCGAGCTGCGGCCCGCGAAGCGCGAGGCTGCCGAGACCGCGCGGAACGAGACCCCCGCCGCCACGGCGGACGGCGACGTTCCGCTCCGCGAAGCCGCGACCGGAGCCTGA